A single genomic interval of Spirosoma linguale DSM 74 harbors:
- a CDS encoding GH3 auxin-responsive promoter (PFAM: GH3 auxin-responsive promoter~KEGG: afr:AFE_0805 auxin-responsive GH3-related protein), with the protein MALLGSMLKNGIRLSNVVRLRKFNAVRQQRKVFRKLIRKAQFTKFGETYQFDDLLRSVEFGTEREFYQKYKQFVPIHDYNKMFDGWWKRTLAGDPDVTWPGKVKYFALSSGTSEAATKYIPVTKAMSKAIQRTSIRQILTLGKYQNLPSTLYEKGCLMLGGSTDLNVREGHYEGDLSGITASKLPLWFERFYKPGRDIAQERDWAHKLDEITEQAASWDIGYVVGVPAWIQLLMEKIIARYNVKTIHDIWPNLMVFCHGGVSFEPYRQGFEKLLAHPITYIETYLASEGFIAYQTHPDAEGMQLVLNNGLFFEFIPFNEHNFSADGELIDKPETLMIDEVEEGREYALLISTCSGTWRYLIGDTIRFVNKQRAEIVITGRTKHFLSMCGEHLSVDNMNKAIEMVSDDLDISIREFTVAGVAHDTLFAHHWYIGTNDTVDANDLRDRLDAKLKELNDDYAVERKHALKDVRVTVLPTKTFYDWMEARGKMGGQNKFPRVLKKGMIAEWEAFLAKA; encoded by the coding sequence ATGGCTTTACTAGGTAGTATGCTCAAAAACGGCATTCGGTTATCGAACGTCGTACGGCTGCGGAAGTTCAATGCCGTTCGTCAGCAGCGAAAGGTCTTCCGTAAGCTTATTCGAAAAGCACAGTTTACGAAGTTTGGCGAAACCTATCAGTTCGATGATCTGCTCCGTTCGGTCGAGTTTGGTACCGAACGGGAGTTTTATCAAAAATACAAGCAGTTTGTCCCCATCCACGACTACAACAAAATGTTTGATGGCTGGTGGAAACGAACGCTGGCCGGCGATCCGGATGTGACATGGCCGGGAAAAGTAAAATACTTTGCCCTTAGCTCGGGCACATCCGAAGCCGCAACGAAGTACATTCCGGTAACGAAGGCAATGTCGAAAGCCATCCAGCGAACTAGTATCCGCCAGATCTTAACCCTCGGCAAATACCAGAATCTGCCTTCAACACTTTACGAAAAAGGCTGTCTGATGCTCGGCGGCAGTACCGACCTCAACGTTCGGGAAGGCCACTACGAAGGCGACCTGAGCGGCATTACCGCCAGCAAACTTCCCCTCTGGTTCGAGCGGTTTTATAAGCCCGGCCGCGACATTGCCCAGGAACGCGACTGGGCGCATAAACTGGACGAAATTACGGAGCAGGCCGCTAGTTGGGATATTGGCTATGTGGTGGGTGTACCGGCCTGGATACAGTTGCTGATGGAAAAAATCATTGCCCGTTACAACGTCAAAACCATCCACGACATCTGGCCGAACCTGATGGTATTCTGCCACGGGGGCGTATCTTTTGAACCGTACCGCCAGGGGTTCGAGAAGCTTCTGGCTCACCCGATCACGTACATCGAGACGTATCTGGCCTCGGAGGGCTTCATCGCTTACCAAACCCATCCCGATGCGGAGGGAATGCAACTGGTGCTGAACAACGGACTGTTCTTTGAATTTATCCCCTTCAACGAACATAACTTCAGTGCCGATGGCGAACTCATTGATAAGCCCGAAACCCTGATGATTGATGAGGTTGAGGAAGGCAGAGAATACGCACTTCTGATTTCAACCTGCTCTGGTACCTGGCGTTATTTGATTGGCGACACCATTCGGTTTGTTAATAAACAACGCGCCGAAATTGTTATTACGGGCCGTACCAAGCACTTCCTGAGCATGTGTGGCGAACACCTGTCGGTCGACAATATGAACAAGGCAATTGAAATGGTTTCCGACGATCTGGACATTTCGATCCGTGAGTTTACCGTGGCCGGGGTGGCCCATGACACATTATTTGCCCACCACTGGTACATAGGCACCAACGATACCGTCGACGCCAACGACCTTCGCGATCGGCTCGACGCCAAACTCAAGGAACTCAACGACGACTATGCCGTTGAGCGGAAGCATGCTTTAAAAGACGTCCGCGTAACGGTACTGCCCACCAAAACCTTTTATGACTGGATGGAAGCCCGTGGTAAAATGGGCGGTCAAAACAAATTCCCCAGAGTCCTGAAAAAAGGGATGATCGCCGAGTGGGAAGCGTTTTTGGCTAAAGCGTAA
- a CDS encoding stationary-phase survival protein SurE (KEGG: Acid phosphatase surE ; K03787 5'- nucleotidase~TIGRFAM: stationary-phase survival protein SurE~PFAM: Survival protein SurE) — protein sequence MSEHKPLILITNDDGITAHGIRTLVDLMKQLGSVVVVAPNSPQSGMGHAITIANPIRLYPSDIFGDVPAYECSGTPADCVKLAKNHVLKDRTPDLVVSGINHGSNSSISVLYSGTMSAAIEAAIEGIPAIGFSLGDFTHNPDFSHTHEHILAIARNVLERGVERGTALNVNFPARTAEPLKGIKICRQANAKWQEVFDERRDPHGRRYFWLAGDFVNFDTHAEDTDEYALSQNYTSVVPCKYDLTAYTMVDTLKDWDM from the coding sequence ATGTCTGAGCACAAACCACTTATTTTAATTACAAACGACGACGGCATTACGGCGCATGGTATTCGTACACTCGTCGACTTAATGAAGCAACTCGGTTCGGTAGTGGTCGTTGCACCGAATAGCCCGCAATCGGGAATGGGGCACGCCATTACAATTGCCAATCCGATCCGGCTCTACCCGTCCGATATTTTTGGCGATGTGCCCGCCTACGAATGTTCCGGCACACCAGCCGACTGCGTTAAACTGGCCAAAAACCATGTTCTGAAAGACCGTACTCCCGATCTGGTAGTAAGCGGCATCAATCACGGCAGCAATTCGTCCATCAGCGTCCTTTATTCGGGCACGATGTCGGCGGCTATCGAAGCCGCTATTGAGGGCATACCGGCCATTGGTTTCTCGCTTGGCGACTTCACCCACAACCCCGATTTCTCGCATACTCACGAGCATATCCTGGCGATTGCCCGGAATGTGCTGGAACGCGGAGTGGAGCGGGGTACGGCCCTAAATGTAAATTTTCCGGCCCGCACTGCAGAACCGCTGAAAGGAATTAAAATTTGTCGGCAGGCCAACGCCAAATGGCAGGAAGTTTTCGATGAGCGACGCGACCCGCATGGCCGCCGTTATTTCTGGCTGGCAGGCGATTTCGTCAATTTCGACACCCATGCCGAAGACACCGACGAGTACGCGCTGTCACAAAATTATACGTCTGTTGTACCCTGTAAGTATGATCTGACAGCCTATACCATGGTGGACACACTCAAAGACTGGGATATGTAA
- a CDS encoding transcriptional regulator, AraC family (PFAM: helix-turn-helix- domain containing protein AraC type~SMART: Helix-turn-helix, AraC domain~KEGG: bpy:Bphyt_3237 transcriptional regulator, AraC family): MKVTLEQISPDTDSSFHILVTPHLSDVFLWHYHPEYEIVYIEGANGTRHVGDHISRYEGSDLVFIGPNIPHLNFDYGVKTDHTKVVVQLKENFLGEVLWQAPEFAAITQLFARARSGISFYGQTKQRVGERLNQLANLPPFERLMQLLGIFQLLATSQEYTPLQGEAVASAYNLNEQQRLKRVNQFIAEHYTRRLSISEAATVASLTEAAFCRYFKRMTRLTFTQFLNQYRISQAQKLLLLDNTVSEACFACGFESLSYFNKIFRRVTGENPLQFKKRHKI, from the coding sequence ATGAAAGTTACTCTGGAGCAGATCAGCCCGGATACCGACAGTTCCTTTCATATACTGGTAACGCCCCATCTGAGCGACGTTTTCCTTTGGCACTACCATCCGGAATATGAAATCGTTTATATCGAAGGCGCAAATGGCACCCGGCACGTCGGCGATCATATTTCGCGTTACGAAGGCAGCGACCTGGTCTTTATTGGCCCGAATATTCCACACCTCAATTTTGATTACGGGGTTAAAACAGACCACACAAAAGTTGTTGTGCAATTGAAGGAAAATTTTCTGGGCGAGGTGCTCTGGCAGGCTCCGGAATTTGCCGCTATCACCCAACTGTTTGCCCGCGCCCGGTCGGGAATTTCCTTTTATGGACAAACCAAACAACGCGTGGGCGAACGTCTTAATCAGCTGGCAAACCTCCCTCCTTTCGAGCGCCTGATGCAGTTGCTGGGCATCTTCCAGCTGCTGGCAACCAGTCAGGAATATACACCCCTTCAGGGCGAAGCTGTTGCCAGTGCCTACAACCTTAACGAACAGCAGCGACTCAAACGCGTTAACCAATTCATTGCCGAACACTATACCCGCCGACTGTCGATTTCCGAAGCGGCAACGGTTGCGAGCCTCACGGAAGCTGCCTTTTGCCGATATTTCAAACGCATGACCCGTCTGACATTTACCCAGTTTTTAAATCAATATCGAATCAGTCAGGCGCAGAAACTGTTACTGTTAGATAATACCGTATCGGAAGCCTGTTTTGCGTGCGGTTTCGAGAGTCTGTCCTATTTTAACAAGATTTTCCGGCGTGTAACCGGCGAAAACCCGCTACAGTTTAAAAAGCGCCACAAAATATGA
- a CDS encoding Phytanoyl-CoA dioxygenase (PFAM: Phytanoyl-CoA dioxygenase~KEGG: ara:Arad_3386 hypothetical protein) — protein sequence MIPDNAHKAIPGNPSTATSSKLSLNDRSNGKPLRVLSEEDWQFWKENGYIVIKQAVPKENAERLANFIWEFEEKDPNDPSTWYAPARAEMKMKELTNSGMVELYNHQFEWDNRQYPRVYDAFADIWGTEKLWVTIDRANLNFPVRPGHEFNGFIHWDYDPETPPQNVQGVLALADQTDENMGGFQCIPELYRTYDTWKLTQPDDRDHFKPDTTGFEFVKVKMEAGDLLIFNSTQPHGIRPNLSTDKVRIAQYISMMPAEEDNEPLRQWRIMSWRDRQAPEGYAFPGDPRNWEKERHQTAELSPLGRKLLGLDNWE from the coding sequence ATGATTCCTGATAATGCGCACAAAGCCATTCCTGGCAATCCGTCTACGGCGACCAGCAGTAAACTGAGTTTAAATGACCGCTCAAATGGAAAGCCATTGCGGGTGTTGTCGGAAGAGGACTGGCAGTTCTGGAAAGAAAACGGATACATCGTTATCAAACAGGCGGTGCCCAAAGAAAACGCCGAGCGGCTGGCGAACTTTATCTGGGAATTTGAAGAAAAAGACCCCAACGATCCGTCGACCTGGTATGCGCCGGCCCGCGCCGAAATGAAGATGAAGGAGTTGACCAATAGCGGGATGGTCGAACTCTATAATCACCAGTTTGAGTGGGATAACCGGCAGTACCCGCGTGTTTACGATGCCTTCGCAGACATCTGGGGAACCGAGAAGCTATGGGTGACCATCGACCGCGCCAACCTGAATTTCCCTGTTCGGCCGGGGCACGAATTCAACGGGTTTATCCATTGGGATTACGACCCCGAAACCCCTCCGCAGAACGTGCAGGGTGTATTGGCGCTGGCCGATCAGACCGACGAGAACATGGGCGGATTTCAGTGTATTCCGGAACTCTACCGAACCTACGATACCTGGAAGCTAACCCAACCCGACGACCGTGACCATTTTAAACCCGACACCACGGGTTTTGAGTTCGTGAAAGTGAAGATGGAAGCGGGCGACCTGCTGATTTTCAACAGTACCCAGCCGCACGGTATCCGCCCAAACCTGTCAACTGATAAAGTGCGGATCGCTCAGTATATTTCCATGATGCCCGCCGAGGAGGATAATGAGCCTTTACGGCAGTGGCGTATTATGTCCTGGCGCGACCGGCAGGCTCCCGAAGGGTACGCTTTTCCGGGTGACCCGCGTAATTGGGAGAAGGAGCGTCACCAAACAGCAGAACTATCCCCGCTGGGCCGTAAACTACTGGGCCTGGATAACTGGGAATAA
- a CDS encoding hypothetical protein (KEGG: hypothetical protein): protein MRASSGPKNLILACHITGVFDVNRSNTLPHDTYELVREWVDSITALKLQGVLFHNNFTEATCELFQNEYVTFVRVVHDPLFNPNVYRYFVYRDYIRDHSHEVAHFFVTDISDVVVCRNPFCQPLFVDNPTALFCGDELKYLDNEWMKAHATLLRSRINDYAEYEEIFAKETLLNCGIIGGNTALMQPFIEALCHIHEQYNYNNQTAYTGDMGAFNYLARTRFNEQLIHGAPINTVFKAYQTDRTDCWFRHK, encoded by the coding sequence ATGCGTGCTTCTTCCGGGCCAAAAAACCTCATTCTAGCCTGTCATATTACGGGTGTCTTCGATGTGAATCGCAGCAATACGTTACCCCACGATACCTATGAACTCGTTCGGGAGTGGGTAGATTCCATTACTGCCTTAAAACTGCAGGGTGTACTATTCCACAATAATTTTACCGAGGCAACCTGTGAGTTGTTCCAAAACGAGTACGTCACCTTCGTCCGGGTCGTACACGACCCTCTGTTCAATCCGAACGTATACAGGTACTTCGTTTACAGGGATTATATACGAGACCATAGCCACGAGGTAGCCCATTTTTTCGTGACGGATATTTCGGATGTGGTCGTCTGCCGTAACCCATTTTGCCAGCCGCTTTTTGTCGATAATCCAACAGCGTTGTTTTGTGGCGATGAACTCAAATACCTTGATAACGAGTGGATGAAAGCACATGCCACGCTATTGCGCAGCAGAATTAACGATTATGCTGAGTATGAGGAAATTTTTGCCAAAGAAACCTTGCTTAACTGTGGCATTATTGGCGGGAACACTGCACTAATGCAGCCCTTCATTGAGGCTCTATGCCATATTCATGAGCAGTATAATTACAATAACCAAACCGCTTACACGGGCGATATGGGAGCCTTCAACTATCTGGCACGGACTCGATTCAACGAACAACTCATTCACGGAGCACCCATAAATACGGTATTTAAGGCGTATCAGACTGATCGAACAGATTGCTGGTTTCGGCACAAGTAA
- a CDS encoding glycosyl transferase family 2 (PFAM: glycosyl transferase family 2~KEGG: dde:Dde_0843 cell wall biosynthesis glycosyltransferase-like protein): MENKIKVSVLMAVYNTDFFLVKRAIDSVLNQDFQNFELIIIDDGSSNDPQNRLLAYAKQYENKIVYLRHTNCGQSKSISRGILNCTGEFITILDADDEYKPHHLKACLQEMDQTDLIASTTETVVDTENDYYVSDKQDYTKFIHVDKCILFATLFGRKEVFRTIDFLDGYGADARFFERAAQTYRVRKADLRTYIYYRNMPNSICSTLKKKHSPVPVLI; this comes from the coding sequence ATGGAAAATAAAATAAAAGTGTCGGTGTTAATGGCCGTCTACAATACAGACTTTTTTTTAGTGAAGCGGGCCATAGATTCCGTCTTGAATCAGGATTTCCAGAATTTCGAACTAATTATTATTGACGATGGGAGCAGCAACGATCCTCAAAACCGCCTTCTCGCCTACGCAAAACAATACGAGAACAAGATCGTGTACCTCCGCCACACAAATTGTGGTCAGTCAAAGTCAATTAGCCGGGGAATCTTGAACTGTACCGGGGAGTTTATCACAATTCTGGATGCCGACGATGAGTACAAGCCCCACCATCTGAAAGCCTGTTTACAGGAAATGGACCAGACGGATTTAATTGCCTCTACCACAGAGACCGTCGTTGATACTGAAAATGACTACTATGTTTCTGACAAACAGGACTATACCAAATTCATCCATGTAGACAAGTGCATTTTGTTCGCTACGCTTTTTGGTCGGAAGGAGGTTTTCAGGACTATAGACTTTCTGGATGGGTACGGGGCTGACGCTCGTTTTTTTGAACGGGCAGCGCAAACCTACCGGGTCAGAAAGGCCGATTTAAGAACGTATATCTATTACCGGAACATGCCGAATAGCATTTGTTCGACCCTCAAAAAGAAGCATTCGCCCGTACCTGTCTTAATTTAG
- a CDS encoding Rhodanese domain protein (PFAM: Rhodanese domain protein~SMART: Rhodanese domain protein~KEGG: hch:HCH_00522 sulfurtransferase), with amino-acid sequence MKPYRVLLYYIYSPIENPEQYREEHHLLCLRLNLLGRIIVAPEGLNGTVSGLTADCEAYMETLKADPRFTGISFKIDESDGHTFQKLHVRVKPEIVHSDLPVDPLRQTGIHLEPEDFRRLKNDPDVVLVDMRSNYEHEVGKFKGAITFDMENLRELPNHVHELDEFRDKKIITYCTGGIKCEKASAYLLSQGFENVYQLHGGIIRYGLETGGEDFDGECYVFDNRVTVPVNHINPVTVSVCYRCGSPTSRMINCASPVCNNHVTLCESCGDAHGGTCTDACKDDPNLRPYDGTGYYGKQTQSYSPIQGFKSRLGQRVEVSI; translated from the coding sequence ATGAAACCGTACCGCGTTCTTCTCTACTATATCTATTCGCCCATCGAAAACCCCGAGCAATACCGGGAGGAACATCATTTGCTGTGTCTCCGACTGAATCTTCTCGGGCGAATTATTGTGGCACCTGAAGGATTGAACGGAACCGTATCCGGACTCACGGCCGATTGTGAAGCGTATATGGAAACCCTTAAAGCCGATCCGCGCTTTACCGGTATTTCCTTTAAGATTGACGAAAGCGATGGCCATACATTTCAGAAACTGCACGTGCGGGTGAAACCCGAAATTGTGCACTCTGACTTACCCGTCGATCCGCTGCGGCAAACTGGTATTCATCTGGAACCCGAGGATTTCCGCCGGTTGAAAAACGACCCGGATGTAGTGCTGGTCGATATGCGGTCGAATTACGAACATGAAGTCGGGAAATTTAAGGGCGCCATCACGTTCGACATGGAAAACCTGCGCGAACTGCCCAACCATGTTCATGAACTCGACGAGTTTCGGGATAAAAAGATAATCACCTACTGCACGGGAGGCATTAAGTGCGAAAAAGCATCTGCCTATCTGCTGTCGCAGGGATTTGAAAATGTTTACCAGCTTCATGGCGGCATTATACGCTACGGTCTGGAAACGGGTGGCGAAGATTTTGACGGTGAGTGCTATGTTTTCGATAACCGCGTCACGGTGCCTGTCAACCACATAAATCCCGTTACGGTATCAGTCTGCTACCGTTGCGGCTCACCCACCAGCCGGATGATCAACTGTGCCAGTCCCGTTTGTAACAACCACGTTACCCTTTGCGAATCATGTGGCGACGCGCATGGCGGCACCTGCACCGATGCCTGCAAAGACGATCCTAACCTCCGCCCATACGATGGCACGGGTTATTATGGTAAACAAACACAGAGCTACTCGCCAATTCAGGGCTTTAAAAGCCGACTCGGTCAACGCGTGGAGGTTAGCATTTAA
- a CDS encoding deoxynucleoside kinase (PFAM: deoxynucleoside kinase~KEGG: hypothetical protein) codes for MHIAITGNIGAGKTTLAEQLASYYGWEVLYEAVEGNPYLADFYSDMPRWSFNLQIYFLNSRFLQVKRIIDIQVANQHHTPQAGTASRRTVIQDRTIYEDAAIFARNLYVSGDMSERDYNTYSQLFANMMSLVHPPDLMIYLRASLPKLREQIKKRGRLFEQSISDEYLGNLNQLYEEFISSYTLGPLLILDVDQLDYAKHPADFDLVVEQINSRLNSVSA; via the coding sequence ATGCATATTGCGATCACAGGAAATATTGGGGCTGGTAAAACGACCCTTGCCGAACAACTGGCTTCTTACTACGGTTGGGAGGTTTTATACGAAGCGGTAGAGGGAAACCCCTACCTGGCTGATTTTTACAGTGATATGCCTCGTTGGTCGTTTAATCTCCAGATCTATTTTTTAAATAGTCGGTTTCTTCAGGTAAAGCGGATTATTGATATTCAGGTTGCCAATCAACACCATACTCCTCAGGCTGGAACTGCCAGTCGTCGTACGGTAATTCAGGATCGAACCATTTACGAAGATGCCGCGATTTTTGCCCGTAACCTGTATGTGAGTGGCGACATGAGTGAGCGCGATTACAACACCTACAGCCAGCTCTTTGCCAATATGATGAGTTTGGTTCACCCTCCCGATTTAATGATCTACTTACGCGCCAGCTTGCCCAAACTCCGGGAGCAGATAAAAAAACGCGGGCGGTTATTCGAGCAGTCCATTAGTGACGAATACCTGGGTAATCTGAATCAGCTATACGAAGAGTTTATTTCGTCTTACACGTTGGGGCCTTTACTGATTCTTGATGTAGACCAACTGGATTACGCGAAACACCCGGCTGATTTTGATCTCGTTGTCGAACAAATCAATAGCCGTCTGAACAGCGTTTCTGCCTGA
- a CDS encoding major facilitator superfamily MFS_1 (PFAM: major facilitator superfamily MFS_1~KEGG: dps:DP2818 hypothetical protein), with protein sequence MLASSGTKGQLVVIVFAQFAGTSLWFAGNAILPELQTLLKTNTLTGWITSSVQIGFIVGTLTYAILAIPDRFRSTYVFLLSVVLAALVNLIWLLLPLTAETVLASRFFTGFFLAGVYPVGMKIAADRFKAELGKAMGFLVGALVLGTAFPHLIRGLGGNLPYRTLMIWVCLLAMSGGILLTLVVPATSRKSTGNLFRFQALLTVWKPSAFRPAMLGYFGHMWELYTLWAFLPTLLVYYSQQHPTINTSISLWAFGAIAAGAVGCVGGGYLALRIGSGRVARYLLLTSGLCIVLLPCMLTLPPYLFGLFLLLWGATAAGDSPQFSTLVASNAFVENRGSILTLVTCFGFLLTVLSIQFMAWMIGTIGLSGWFFYILIPGPLLGIRAMRTYAQ encoded by the coding sequence ATGCTTGCATCTTCCGGCACCAAAGGTCAATTGGTGGTTATTGTCTTTGCTCAATTCGCGGGTACTTCACTTTGGTTTGCGGGGAATGCCATCCTGCCCGAACTGCAAACGCTCCTGAAAACCAACACCCTGACTGGTTGGATTACCTCATCGGTACAGATTGGCTTCATTGTCGGTACGCTCACGTATGCCATTTTAGCCATACCTGACCGTTTTCGGTCAACCTATGTATTTCTGCTATCTGTAGTCCTGGCAGCTTTAGTTAACTTAATCTGGCTGCTGCTGCCCTTAACGGCAGAAACGGTTCTGGCGAGCCGGTTCTTTACCGGTTTCTTTCTGGCAGGCGTTTATCCGGTAGGTATGAAGATTGCCGCCGATCGGTTCAAAGCCGAATTAGGTAAGGCAATGGGTTTTCTGGTTGGTGCTTTGGTACTGGGTACTGCTTTTCCGCACCTCATCCGGGGGCTGGGCGGTAATCTGCCGTATCGTACCCTGATGATATGGGTCTGTTTACTCGCGATGAGCGGTGGTATTCTACTAACGCTGGTTGTGCCCGCTACTTCCCGAAAAAGTACTGGCAACCTCTTTCGTTTCCAGGCTCTTCTGACAGTGTGGAAACCATCAGCCTTTCGACCGGCCATGCTTGGGTACTTTGGCCATATGTGGGAACTCTATACACTTTGGGCTTTTCTGCCGACATTACTGGTTTACTATAGTCAACAACACCCGACCATCAACACATCGATTTCTCTTTGGGCCTTTGGGGCTATTGCTGCCGGAGCCGTCGGCTGCGTCGGCGGAGGGTATCTGGCGTTACGGATTGGTAGTGGCCGGGTTGCCCGGTATCTATTACTTACGTCTGGGCTATGTATCGTGCTGCTGCCATGTATGCTGACATTGCCACCCTACCTTTTTGGTCTCTTTTTATTGCTCTGGGGAGCTACGGCCGCCGGTGACTCCCCCCAGTTTTCGACCTTGGTTGCCAGTAATGCCTTTGTCGAGAATCGGGGCAGTATTCTAACCCTGGTTACCTGCTTCGGCTTTTTACTGACGGTTCTGTCCATTCAATTCATGGCCTGGATGATTGGTACGATTGGCCTGTCTGGCTGGTTTTTTTATATACTGATTCCCGGCCCTTTATTAGGAATCCGGGCCATGCGTACCTACGCTCAATGA
- a CDS encoding beta-lactamase domain protein (PFAM: beta-lactamase domain protein~KEGG: Zn-dependent hydrolases, including glyoxylases) — MPTLQQITPSLYQISLGVVNAFIIKDGDDDLTLVDTGYKGSLPRIFSAIKQGGYKPAAIKRVILTHAHPDHAGSAAAIKAELGIPLLAHQQEAPLLDEGLSGNAPISCSPGVINWLIYSLFIKRGASTIDPVHVDDRLNHLDIISVAGGLQVIHTPGHSAGHIALLLKREGVLIAGDLCANVAGLDLSTVYENRALALKSIMEVGAFHFDKAVFGHGRPLKQQANRQLNTKFGPMYHRQNIP; from the coding sequence ATGCCGACTCTTCAGCAAATAACCCCTTCGCTATACCAGATTTCGCTGGGTGTCGTCAACGCTTTCATCATCAAAGACGGCGACGATGACCTTACGCTGGTCGATACGGGTTACAAAGGCAGTTTGCCCCGAATTTTCTCGGCGATTAAGCAGGGCGGTTACAAGCCAGCGGCAATCAAACGGGTGATTCTAACCCACGCTCATCCCGACCATGCCGGTAGTGCCGCTGCCATCAAGGCCGAACTTGGTATTCCGCTACTGGCACACCAGCAGGAAGCCCCTCTGCTCGACGAGGGACTTAGCGGAAACGCACCCATATCCTGTTCACCAGGCGTAATAAATTGGCTAATTTATTCCCTGTTCATCAAACGGGGAGCAAGTACTATTGATCCGGTGCATGTCGATGACCGGTTAAACCACCTTGACATAATTTCGGTAGCGGGTGGGCTTCAGGTAATTCACACTCCGGGGCATAGTGCTGGCCATATAGCCCTGTTACTTAAGCGTGAAGGCGTATTGATAGCCGGTGATCTGTGCGCGAATGTTGCCGGTCTGGATTTAAGTACAGTCTACGAAAACAGAGCCCTGGCACTCAAAAGTATTATGGAAGTAGGGGCATTCCATTTTGATAAAGCTGTATTTGGCCACGGCAGACCGCTCAAACAGCAGGCAAACCGACAATTGAACACCAAATTCGGCCCTATGTATCACCGGCAGAATATCCCATGA